From Chionomys nivalis chromosome 21, mChiNiv1.1, whole genome shotgun sequence, a single genomic window includes:
- the Gabarapl2 gene encoding gamma-aminobutyric acid receptor-associated protein-like 2, with the protein MKWMFKEDHSLEHRCVESAKIRAKYPDRVPVIVEKVSGSQIVDIDKRKYLVPSDITVAQFMWIIRKRIQLPSEKAIFLFVDKTVPQSSLTMGQLYEKEKDEDGFLYVAYSGENTFGF; encoded by the exons ATGAAGTGGATGTTTAAGGAGGACCACTCTCTGG AACACAGATGCGTGGAATCCGCGAAGATCAGAGCGAAGTACCCCGACCGGGTTCCG GTGATCGTGGAAAAAGTCTCAGGCTCTCAGATTGTTGACATTGACAAAAGGAAGTACTTGGTTCCTTCTGACATCACCGTGGCTCAGTTCATGTGGATCATCAGGAAAAGGATTCAGCTTCCTTCTGAGAAGGCGATCTTCCTGTTTGTGGACAAGACAGTTCCACAGTCCAG cctAACTATGGGACAGCTTTACGAGAAGGAAAAAGATGAAGATGGATTCTTGTATGTGGCCTACAGCGGAGAGAACACTTTTGGCTTCTGA